One window of Acropora palmata chromosome 1, jaAcrPala1.3, whole genome shotgun sequence genomic DNA carries:
- the LOC141879503 gene encoding neuronal acetylcholine receptor subunit alpha-7-like: MASRRFRRTLALSFALMLTALEYKCCQAQLNRTKIEKTLIKALFEDYDPEGRPVLNLSQPVLVKFGLAYSNLHSLDEKNQVLTSNVWIRQKWNDPWLTWDPSKYHGLSSIIISPNFVWKPDIVLHNNVNEEGDHGEQYLFDTKVIISHDGTVTWLSPNLIKSSCKINVKYFPWDTQTCRLKFGSWSFHGLKLDLAFYGDLQEADLSSFSLNGEWKLLSAKATRNVVYYGCCAEPYPDLTFEIKVERRSLFYINNLVVPCIVLALLTATAFLFPPQTGERISLTITILLGMTVFMIVVVDAIPPTSEVTPIISTYFSVVMVEISLALLCTCISLNVEHHHPRLEITGWFRYILFDVFGPVFNRDAVKAMKRKQASDKNMDKCDSFVKENQVIPHDKKMAISDISESDVKITTAIEKEIKVAGMDKVTKFIEKSLTEERRRLEWHVAVKIIDNFFFALFILTIVVSSLIILTPTREN; the protein is encoded by the exons ATGGCTTCCCGCAGATTTAGGAGAACGCTGGCTCTATCATTTGCTCTGATGCTAACAGCCTTGGAATATAAAT GTTGTCAAGCTCAATTAAATCGTACTAAAATCGAAAAAACGCTGATCAAGGCACTTTTCGAGGACTATGACCCTGAAGGCAGACCGGTTTTAAACTTATCACAACCTGTTTTAGTCAAGTTTGGTTTGGCTTACAGCAATCTCCATAGTTTG GATGAGAAAAATCAAGTATTAACGAGCAATGTTTGGATAAGGCAG AAATGGAACGATCCGTGGCTAACCTGGGACCCTTCAAAGTATCATGGCTTGAGCTCCATCATTATCAGTCCAAATTTCGTGTGGAAACCCGACATTGTCTTACACAACAA tgtCAACGAAGAAGGAGATCACGGGGAGCAATACCTGTTTGACACGAAGGTGATTATTAGCCATGATGGAACAGTCACGTGGCTGTCACCCAATCTGATCAAGAGCTCGTGCAAAATCAATGTGAAATATTTCCCTTGGGACACGCAAACATGCAGACTCAAGTTTGGATCGTGGTCTTTCCACGGCCTCAAGCTTGATTTAGCCTTTTACGGAGACCTTCAAGAGGCAGACTTGAGTTCCTTTTCATTAAACGGAGAATGGAAGCTGTTATCAGCCAAAGCCACGCGAAATGTCGTGTATTATGGTTGCTGCGCCGAACCTTATCCAGACCTCACCTTCGAAATCAAAGTTGAACGTAGGAGCCTCTTCTACATAAACAACTTGGTTGTTCCTTGTATTGTCTTAGCACTTCTGACGGCAACTGCTTTTTTATTTCCGCCTCAAACGGGAGAGAGAATTTCGTTGACCATCACTATTCTCCTCGGGATGACCGTGTTTATGATCGTGGTTGTCGACGCCATACCACCTACGTCGGAAGTCACACCAATCATCAGCACATATTTCTCTGTTGTCATGGTTGAGATCTCCTTGGCTCTCCTGTGCACATGCATAAGTCTTAACGTCGAGCATCATCACCCAAGACTGGAAATAACCGGTTGGTTCCGGTACATCCTGTTTGACGTGTTTGGACCTGTTTTCAACAGAGACGCCGTTAAGGCGATGAAACGAAAACAAGCCAGTGACAAGAACATGGACAAGTGTGATAGTTTCGTCAAAGAAAACCAAGTCATCCCACACGATAAAAAAATGGCTATTAGTGATATTTCTGAGTCAGACGTAAAAATCACCACAGCAATTgagaaagaaataaaggtGGCAGGAATGGATAAAGTGACTAAATTTATTGAGAAGTCTTTGACAGAAGAAAGACGAAGGTTGGAGTGGCATGTGGCTGTCAAAAttattgacaattttttctttgcactCTTCATATTGACCATTGTTGTTTCTTCGCTCATCATTTTGACACCAACACGTGAAAACTGA